Proteins from a genomic interval of Caldicellulosiruptor diazotrophicus:
- a CDS encoding Uma2 family endonuclease, giving the protein MEERIPKVYTYADYLGFPEDARVELIDGVIYDMSPAPSRVHQKIIFELTLIFGNYIKQNKKPCELYTAPFDVVLVEEGQDESKAINVVQPDISIICNKKKLTERGCVGAPEMIIEVVSEYNPSHDYVRKLNLYNQFKVKEYWIVNPNNQIILIYRLKDNEDYLPPEVYTFNDKVKVGIFEDLIIDFAQIKEVL; this is encoded by the coding sequence ATGGAAGAAAGAATACCTAAGGTTTACACTTATGCAGACTATCTTGGGTTTCCAGAGGACGCAAGGGTAGAACTTATTGATGGTGTCATTTATGATATGAGCCCTGCACCTTCAAGGGTACACCAGAAGATTATCTTTGAATTGACTTTGATTTTTGGAAATTATATTAAACAAAATAAAAAACCTTGTGAACTTTACACAGCCCCGTTTGATGTTGTCCTTGTAGAGGAAGGACAGGATGAAAGCAAAGCAATAAACGTTGTCCAGCCCGACATATCAATCATATGCAATAAGAAAAAACTCACTGAAAGAGGCTGCGTTGGAGCTCCTGAGATGATAATTGAGGTTGTGTCAGAATATAATCCATCTCACGACTATGTAAGAAAGCTAAACCTGTATAATCAGTTTAAAGTCAAAGAGTATTGGATTGTCAATCCCAACAACCAAATAATTTTGATATATAGACTCAAAGACAATGAAGATTACTTGCCGCCAGAAGTTTACACATTCAATGATAAAGTCAAAGTTGGTATATTTGAAGACCTTATAATAGACTTTGCACAAATCAAAGAGGTGTTATAA
- a CDS encoding type II toxin-antitoxin system HicB family antitoxin, which translates to MKDKYIFPAIFEPAEKEGYVVTFPDLPGCITEGKNLEEALYMAKEALELHIYGLEEDGEKIPEPTPPEKLNVSRGAFVVPIIAYMPPVREEIANKSVNKTVTLPRWLSRAAEEAHINFSQVLQQALKEKLGIKERKNA; encoded by the coding sequence ATGAAAGATAAGTATATTTTCCCAGCTATATTTGAACCGGCAGAAAAAGAAGGCTACGTTGTTACATTTCCAGACTTACCCGGTTGTATAACAGAAGGTAAAAATCTTGAAGAAGCTTTATACATGGCAAAAGAAGCTTTGGAGCTGCACATCTATGGTTTAGAAGAAGATGGAGAAAAAATACCTGAACCTACACCACCAGAAAAATTGAATGTTTCAAGAGGTGCTTTTGTAGTTCCAATCATTGCATATATGCCACCTGTTAGGGAAGAGATAGCTAACAAAAGCGTAAATAAAACGGTGACACTTCCAAGATGGTTAAGCAGGGCAGCTGAAGAAGCACATATTAATTTTTCGCAGGTTTTGCAACAAGCTTTGAAAGAAAAACTTGGAATAAAAGAGCGAAAAAATGCATAA
- a CDS encoding sigma-70 family RNA polymerase sigma factor, with protein sequence MQQTALPQLTESQRQLLIVDNLKLVYHVANKFMPCPNGYYYEVDDLVSEGYIGLVVAAKNYDPAKGSFSTYACKVIESKIKRSLPKYKLSYAISLDSPVSKEPEEDTSTVADIISDGYSVEREMIRKDTIDKLQRYFDTLTDEEKEKVLYYISTGKNPPASDKVFKKARRKIIAKMRQEQFEADLDDLTVFISCPAVHIASGSNFGYSPVEATVIDREEKRKQLEVLSTIPQLDKLRVLKQQGEQDRMKLLAAKWEVEEFIERNWDNLTVYNVRLLKDYFVFCLSHLSMVQKYGSKYREQLKRVVKKLAL encoded by the coding sequence ATGCAGCAAACAGCTTTACCGCAGCTTACAGAATCCCAGAGACAGCTTCTAATTGTCGACAACTTAAAGCTTGTGTATCATGTTGCAAATAAATTTATGCCATGTCCAAATGGCTATTACTATGAAGTGGATGACCTTGTCAGTGAAGGGTATATTGGTCTTGTTGTTGCAGCAAAGAACTATGACCCTGCCAAAGGCAGTTTTTCTACCTATGCTTGCAAGGTGATTGAGAGCAAGATAAAAAGAAGCTTGCCAAAATACAAGTTATCTTATGCCATCTCTTTGGACAGTCCAGTATCAAAAGAACCAGAGGAAGATACATCTACAGTTGCAGATATAATCTCAGATGGTTATTCAGTTGAAAGAGAAATGATTAGAAAAGACACTATTGATAAGCTGCAAAGGTATTTTGATACCTTGACTGATGAGGAAAAAGAGAAGGTTTTATATTACATCTCCACAGGAAAGAATCCACCTGCCAGTGATAAGGTGTTCAAAAAAGCAAGAAGAAAGATAATAGCCAAGATGAGACAAGAACAGTTTGAAGCAGATCTTGACGACTTGACAGTGTTTATATCCTGCCCAGCTGTGCACATAGCAAGTGGTAGTAATTTTGGCTATTCACCAGTTGAGGCAACTGTTATTGATAGAGAGGAGAAAAGAAAACAGCTTGAGGTTTTGTCTACAATACCACAGTTGGACAAGCTGAGGGTCTTAAAACAACAAGGTGAACAGGACAGAATGAAGCTTCTTGCTGCCAAGTGGGAAGTAGAAGAGTTTATTGAACGCAACTGGGATAATCTCACAGTCTACAATGTAAGACTTCTTAAAGATTACTTTGTATTTTGTCTTTCACATCTTTCGATGGTACAAAAGTATGGCAGCAAGTACAGAGAACAATTAAAAAGAGTGGTCAAAAAGTTAGCTTTGTAA
- a CDS encoding type II toxin-antitoxin system HicA family toxin: MKAYSSREIIKILIADGWYLEAVKGDHYQFKHPSKKGKVTVPHPKKNLPIRTVKRILKQAGIKIEDIGE; encoded by the coding sequence ATGAAAGCTTATTCTTCACGAGAGATTATAAAAATACTAATAGCTGATGGATGGTACTTAGAGGCGGTTAAAGGAGACCACTATCAATTTAAACATCCAAGCAAAAAAGGAAAAGTCACAGTACCTCATCCCAAAAAGAATTTGCCAATAAGAACAGTTAAAAGGATTTTAAAACAAGCTGGAATTAAAATTGAAGATATTGGGGAGTGA
- a CDS encoding type II toxin-antitoxin system HicA family toxin, with amino-acid sequence MKPKELIKILKEDGWYEVRQRGSHKQFRHPVKKGLVTIPFHNKDLDIKTLNSILKQAGLK; translated from the coding sequence TTGAAACCAAAAGAATTGATAAAAATACTTAAAGAAGATGGCTGGTATGAGGTAAGGCAGAGAGGTTCACATAAGCAATTTAGACATCCTGTTAAAAAAGGATTAGTTACAATTCCATTCCACAATAAAGACCTTGACATAAAAACACTCAATAGCATTCTCAAGCAGGCAGGATTAAAATAA